In Asanoa sp. WMMD1127, one genomic interval encodes:
- a CDS encoding UvrD-helicase domain-containing protein — protein MALCGVLPYSAAPFVADLHIHSKYSRACSRDLTLPNLALWARRKGITLLGTGDFTHPAWYDHLKEHLQPAEPGLFRLSRDAEQEITRQLPPRLAGSEERVRFALSVEISTIYKRDDRTRKVHHLIYLPDLDAVARFNTALGRIGNLASDGRPILGLDSRDLLEITLEASPDGYLVPAHIWTPWFSALGSKSGFDAIADCYADLADHIFAVETGLSSDPAMNWRVSSLDRYQLVSNSDAHSPPALAREATVLATDLDYFAVREALRTGDGLAGTLEFFPEEGKYHADGHRLCCVNWEPERTRQAGGLCPECHKPLTVGVLSRVEDLADRHDGKIRPNAKPVQHLLALAEILGEIAGVGPRSKTVEGKLNTLVAALGPELTILRDTPLDDIKKVGGDHLEEAIRRLRRGEVHRTPGYDGAYGIIRVFDKHELPSNATQADTLFDVPPQTKRKPKDRPSEGSARRGPVKRVEPQPVEAPIPPPQQVSPHEPFEPMLAGMEEVGTGLLDRLDAMQRVAASAPGGPMLIVAGPGTGKTRTLTHRIAYLCAELNVQPDHCLAITFTRRAAEELRTRLDGLLGPVAADITVATFHSLGLTILRENAAAAGLPEDFRIADDTEREAARKEAGDDDATYGKLLRDKDLVDLDELVGLPLELLRKDPDLVDRYQGRWRWIFVDEYQDVDETQYELLRLLCPPDGNLCAIGDPDQAIYSFRGADVAYFMRFAEDFTDARPVRLTRNYRSSAPILAAAVQAIAPQSLVRGRRLDPARLDPEAPLVGRYPATSATDEADFVARTIDDLVGGLSHRSLDSGRISGNAAGVSFSDVAVLYRTDQQAAPIVEALSRAGIPVQKRSHNRLRDRPGVDAIARELRLAGEQGPLHARVRRAGQLLAKRFAQPTLDTTTGTPTPPDVWSAVELLTPLAVRCGDDLEQFLAQLATGAEVDALDPRAEAVTLLTLHAAKGLEFPVVFLVGVEDGLLPLRMFDRTTDDDLAEERRLFFVGLTRAQDRLYVSHAQRRFRLGTERETGPSPFLDAIDAGLFERLGATEERRPKDRQLRLI, from the coding sequence ATGGCACTATGCGGCGTGCTCCCGTACAGCGCCGCACCCTTCGTCGCGGATCTGCACATCCACTCCAAGTACTCCCGCGCCTGCAGTCGCGACCTCACCCTGCCCAACCTCGCGCTGTGGGCGCGCCGCAAAGGCATCACCCTTCTCGGCACCGGCGATTTCACCCACCCGGCCTGGTACGACCACCTGAAAGAGCACCTGCAGCCGGCCGAGCCCGGCCTGTTCCGGCTCAGCCGCGACGCCGAGCAGGAGATCACCCGTCAGCTCCCACCGCGCCTGGCCGGCTCCGAGGAGCGGGTCAGGTTCGCGCTCTCGGTCGAGATCTCCACCATCTACAAACGGGACGACCGCACGCGCAAGGTGCACCACCTGATCTACCTGCCCGACCTGGACGCGGTCGCGCGGTTCAACACCGCGCTCGGGCGGATCGGCAACCTCGCCTCCGACGGCCGGCCGATCCTCGGTCTCGACTCCCGTGACCTCCTCGAGATCACCCTCGAGGCCAGCCCGGACGGCTACCTCGTCCCGGCGCACATCTGGACGCCGTGGTTCTCGGCGCTCGGCAGCAAGTCCGGCTTCGACGCGATCGCTGACTGCTACGCCGACCTCGCCGACCACATCTTCGCCGTCGAGACGGGCCTCAGCTCCGACCCGGCGATGAACTGGCGCGTCTCCAGCCTCGACCGCTACCAGCTTGTGTCCAACTCGGACGCTCACTCGCCGCCGGCCCTGGCCCGCGAGGCCACGGTGCTGGCCACCGACCTCGACTACTTCGCCGTGCGCGAGGCCCTGCGCACCGGCGACGGCCTGGCCGGCACCCTGGAGTTCTTCCCGGAAGAGGGCAAGTACCACGCCGACGGCCACCGCCTCTGCTGCGTCAACTGGGAACCGGAGCGCACGAGACAAGCCGGTGGCCTCTGCCCCGAATGCCACAAACCCCTGACCGTCGGCGTCCTCAGCCGCGTGGAAGACCTGGCCGACCGACATGACGGAAAAATCCGGCCCAACGCCAAGCCAGTCCAACACCTCCTCGCCTTGGCCGAAATCCTGGGCGAGATCGCCGGCGTGGGCCCACGGTCCAAGACAGTCGAGGGCAAGCTCAACACCCTCGTCGCCGCCCTCGGCCCCGAGCTGACCATCCTCCGCGACACCCCGCTCGACGACATCAAGAAGGTCGGCGGCGACCACCTCGAAGAAGCCATCCGCCGACTCCGCCGCGGCGAGGTGCACCGCACCCCGGGCTACGACGGCGCCTACGGCATCATCCGCGTCTTCGACAAGCACGAGCTCCCGAGCAACGCGACCCAGGCCGACACGCTCTTCGACGTACCGCCGCAAACCAAGCGGAAGCCCAAGGACCGCCCGTCGGAGGGATCAGCCCGGCGTGGCCCCGTCAAGCGGGTCGAGCCGCAGCCCGTCGAGGCCCCGATCCCACCACCGCAGCAGGTCTCGCCGCACGAGCCGTTCGAGCCGATGCTCGCCGGCATGGAAGAGGTCGGCACCGGCCTGCTCGACCGCCTCGACGCGATGCAGCGGGTCGCCGCCTCCGCGCCCGGCGGGCCGATGCTGATCGTCGCCGGCCCCGGCACGGGCAAGACCCGTACGCTCACCCACCGCATCGCCTACCTGTGCGCCGAACTCAACGTGCAGCCCGACCACTGCCTGGCGATCACGTTCACCAGGCGGGCCGCCGAGGAGCTGCGCACCAGGCTCGACGGCCTGCTCGGCCCCGTCGCCGCCGACATCACCGTCGCCACGTTCCACTCGCTCGGCCTGACGATCCTCCGTGAGAACGCGGCCGCCGCCGGCCTTCCGGAAGACTTCCGGATCGCCGACGACACCGAGCGGGAAGCGGCCCGCAAGGAAGCCGGCGACGACGACGCCACGTACGGCAAACTGCTGCGCGACAAGGACCTGGTCGACCTCGACGAGCTGGTCGGCCTGCCGCTCGAGCTGCTGCGCAAGGACCCCGACCTGGTCGACCGCTACCAGGGCCGGTGGCGGTGGATCTTCGTCGACGAGTACCAGGACGTCGACGAGACCCAGTACGAACTGCTCCGCCTGCTCTGCCCGCCCGACGGCAACCTCTGCGCGATCGGCGACCCCGACCAGGCGATCTACTCGTTCCGGGGCGCCGACGTCGCCTACTTCATGCGCTTCGCCGAGGACTTCACCGACGCCCGCCCGGTCCGGCTGACCCGGAACTACCGGTCGTCCGCGCCGATCCTCGCGGCCGCGGTGCAGGCCATCGCGCCGCAGTCGCTGGTCCGCGGCCGCCGGCTCGACCCGGCCCGCCTCGACCCCGAAGCACCGCTGGTCGGCCGCTACCCCGCGACCTCCGCGACGGACGAGGCCGACTTCGTCGCCCGTACCATCGACGACCTGGTCGGTGGCCTTTCCCACCGGTCGCTGGACTCGGGCCGGATCAGCGGCAACGCGGCCGGCGTCTCGTTCTCGGACGTCGCCGTCCTCTACCGCACCGACCAGCAGGCCGCCCCGATCGTCGAGGCGCTGTCGCGGGCCGGCATTCCGGTGCAGAAGCGCTCACACAACCGACTACGCGACCGCCCGGGCGTCGACGCCATCGCCCGCGAGCTGCGGCTGGCCGGCGAGCAAGGGCCACTGCACGCCCGCGTACGCAGAGCCGGTCAGCTCCTCGCCAAACGTTTCGCCCAGCCCACCCTGGACACCACGACCGGCACCCCGACCCCGCCGGACGTCTGGTCGGCCGTCGAACTGCTCACCCCGCTCGCCGTGCGCTGCGGTGACGACCTCGAGCAGTTCCTCGCCCAGCTGGCCACCGGCGCCGAGGTCGACGCGCTCGACCCGCGCGCGGAGGCGGTCACCCTGCTCACGCTGCACGCCGCGAAGGGCCTCGAGTTCCCCGTGGTCTTCCTGGTCGGCGTCGAGGACGGCCTGCTCCCGCTGCGCATGTTCGACCGCACCACCGACGACGACCTCGCCGAGGAACGCCGGCTGTTCTTCGTCGGCCTGACCCGCGCGCAGGACCGCCTCTACGTCTCGCACGCCCAGCGCCGCTTCCGACTCGGCACCGAACGCGAGACCGGCCCGTCGCCGTTCCTCGACGCCATCGACGCGGGCCTGTTCGAGCGGCTCGGCGCGACCGAGGAACGCCGACCCAAGGATCGTCAGCTCCGCCTGATCTGA
- a CDS encoding molybdopterin molybdotransferase MoeA, with product MTAETVATTAPTAWDQARKLMYEAGRAALIAPTEVPVDEADGLTLAQDLVTLTTLPAFPTSSVDGFAVRGPAPWTLVGKVLAGNSPAPLTDDGTGVEIATGGMLPPGADAVLRVEESTRTADGRVTGRLRETVEWRRPGEEAELGEVLVPAGTPVDPGVLGLAASCGYDTLAVHPRPRAAVRIFGDELLTQGPPGDGRVRDALGPNVPALLRRYGCQVAPGAVVGPVEDTLDAHIAAIRSALAGADLVCTTGGTMHGPVDHLHPALAALGAEYLVNTVAVRPGFPMLVARVTGDDGRARFIAGLPGNPQSALVALASLVEPLLAGLRGRALPALASVTLAEPVPGRGDYTHLALVHVDAATGTARPLRHVGSAMLRGLARAHGFAAIAPGTSGEAGARVPFVPLPLLPGERP from the coding sequence GTGACCGCCGAAACCGTCGCGACCACCGCCCCGACCGCGTGGGACCAGGCCCGCAAGCTGATGTACGAGGCGGGCCGAGCCGCCCTCATAGCACCGACCGAGGTGCCGGTCGACGAGGCCGACGGCCTCACCCTCGCCCAGGACCTGGTCACGCTGACCACGTTGCCGGCCTTCCCCACGTCGAGTGTGGACGGTTTCGCCGTGCGCGGCCCGGCGCCGTGGACGCTGGTCGGCAAGGTGCTCGCCGGCAACTCCCCCGCGCCGTTGACCGACGACGGCACCGGGGTCGAGATCGCCACCGGTGGGATGCTGCCGCCGGGCGCCGACGCCGTGCTGCGCGTCGAGGAGTCCACCCGCACCGCCGACGGCCGGGTCACCGGGCGCCTGCGCGAAACCGTCGAATGGCGCCGGCCCGGCGAGGAGGCCGAGCTCGGCGAGGTGCTGGTCCCGGCTGGCACGCCCGTCGACCCGGGCGTGCTCGGGCTGGCGGCGTCGTGCGGCTACGACACCCTGGCGGTGCATCCCCGGCCGCGGGCCGCGGTGCGGATCTTCGGCGACGAGCTGCTCACCCAGGGTCCGCCCGGGGACGGCCGGGTCCGCGACGCGCTGGGTCCGAACGTTCCCGCCCTGCTCCGGAGGTACGGCTGCCAGGTCGCGCCCGGTGCCGTCGTCGGGCCGGTCGAGGACACGCTCGACGCGCACATCGCCGCGATCCGCTCCGCCCTCGCCGGCGCCGACCTGGTCTGCACCACCGGCGGCACGATGCACGGCCCGGTCGACCACCTGCACCCGGCGCTGGCCGCCCTCGGGGCGGAATACCTGGTCAACACCGTTGCGGTCCGGCCCGGCTTCCCGATGCTGGTGGCCCGCGTGACCGGCGACGACGGGCGGGCCCGGTTCATCGCCGGCCTGCCCGGCAACCCGCAGTCGGCCCTGGTCGCGCTCGCGTCGCTGGTAGAACCACTGCTGGCCGGCCTGCGCGGGCGGGCGCTGCCCGCGCTGGCGTCGGTCACTCTGGCCGAGCCGGTGCCGGGCCGGGGCGACTACACGCACCTGGCGCTCGTGCACGTCGACGCGGCCACCGGCACCGCCCGCCCGCTCCGGCACGTCGGCTCGGCGATGCTGCGCGGCCTCGCCCGGGCACACGGCTTCGCCGCGATCGCACCGGGTACGTCCGGCGAGGCCGGCGCGCGGGTACCGTTCGTACCGTTGCCGCTACTGCCGGGAGAACGACCGTGA
- a CDS encoding DoxX family protein codes for MSPVRTVARLFLSTIFVVSGARSVARPTAFVPRAQKVADKVGPLFEKAPDKFPTDPASLVRINGAAQVLAGLMLARGRLTRPAAVVLASTLVPTTLAAHPFWTIKDPIERRHQETHFMKNLGLFGGLLLAATDTQGRPGLAWRASHYAGHSRHALEHGRHNLEHGLHSIGHSGQSLRRAAKTARREAKIAYKAAAAGRKLPS; via the coding sequence ATGAGTCCCGTACGCACGGTCGCGCGCCTGTTCCTCAGCACGATCTTCGTCGTCAGTGGCGCCCGCTCGGTCGCCCGTCCGACGGCGTTCGTGCCCCGGGCCCAGAAGGTGGCCGACAAGGTCGGTCCGCTGTTCGAGAAGGCGCCCGACAAGTTCCCCACCGACCCGGCCTCCCTCGTGCGGATCAACGGGGCGGCACAGGTGTTGGCCGGCCTGATGCTGGCCAGGGGGCGGCTGACCCGGCCGGCGGCGGTCGTGCTGGCCAGCACGCTCGTGCCGACCACACTGGCCGCGCATCCCTTCTGGACGATCAAGGACCCGATCGAGCGCCGCCACCAGGAAACGCACTTCATGAAAAACCTGGGTCTCTTCGGCGGCCTGTTGCTCGCGGCGACCGACACCCAGGGCCGTCCGGGCCTGGCCTGGCGGGCGAGCCACTATGCGGGACACAGCCGGCACGCGCTCGAGCACGGCCGGCACAACCTGGAGCATGGACTGCACTCGATCGGGCACAGCGGACAGTCCCTGCGCCGAGCAGCCAAGACGGCCCGACGCGAAGCCAAGATCGCCTACAAGGCGGCTGCGGCCGGGCGCAAGCTACCGAGCTGA
- a CDS encoding metallophosphoesterase: MGIILFVGLAFVVIGLIHLYLWKRLVKDTTRPGRWRRVGAGVAVVLGLLVPATLIGTRTGVTALAWPGYLWIALMFYLLVVLVLLEIPMLLARIVLRRRAAQPAAQRVGQTVGTRLADGPEDRSAFTDHTAAGDGKRPATTNDHTTAADATPTAATNDHTTAADATPTAATNDHTTAADAAPTAATDDHTADDEPGAPAGIERRLVLARGAAIFAGLTAAGITGYGVRTALGSPRLDRVQITLAKLPRTMDGLRIATVSDIHLGPLAGRAHTERVVAAINRTQADIVAVVGDLVDGSVSELGAAAAPLREIQSRHGAFFVTGNHEYYSGAEEWLAEVERLGIRTLRNQRQLIRANGGAIDLAGVNDIAGEGTSTGGPDIPGTLKDRDPKIPVVLLAHQPVQVHDAAEHGVDLQLSGHTHGGQMVPFNYAVRLEQPVVSGYGRFRDTQLYVTNGAGFWGPPVRVGAPPQVTLVELRSA; encoded by the coding sequence GTGGGCATCATCCTGTTCGTCGGCCTCGCCTTCGTCGTCATCGGTCTGATTCACCTTTATCTCTGGAAACGGCTCGTCAAGGACACCACGCGGCCCGGGCGGTGGCGGCGCGTCGGGGCCGGGGTCGCGGTTGTGCTCGGGCTGTTGGTGCCGGCCACCCTCATCGGCACGCGAACCGGGGTCACGGCGCTCGCCTGGCCCGGCTATCTGTGGATCGCGCTGATGTTCTACCTGCTCGTCGTGCTGGTCCTGCTGGAGATCCCGATGCTGCTGGCGCGCATCGTGCTCCGCCGCCGTGCCGCCCAGCCCGCCGCGCAACGGGTCGGCCAGACGGTTGGGACCCGCCTCGCCGACGGCCCAGAAGACCGCTCCGCATTCACCGACCACACCGCCGCCGGGGACGGGAAGCGACCCGCGACCACGAACGACCACACCACCGCCGCGGACGCCACGCCAACCGCAGCCACGAACGACCACACAACCGCCGCCGACGCCACGCCAACCGCAGCCACGAACGACCACACCACCGCCGCCGACGCCGCGCCAACCGCGGCCACGGACGACCACACCGCCGATGACGAGCCTGGGGCGCCCGCCGGGATCGAGCGGCGGTTGGTGCTCGCGCGGGGCGCTGCCATCTTCGCCGGGCTGACCGCCGCCGGGATCACCGGCTACGGCGTCCGCACCGCCCTCGGCTCGCCTCGGCTCGATCGCGTCCAGATCACCCTGGCCAAGCTTCCGCGCACCATGGACGGCCTGCGGATCGCCACCGTGTCCGACATCCACCTCGGGCCCCTCGCCGGCCGCGCGCACACCGAGCGCGTCGTCGCGGCGATCAACCGGACTCAGGCCGACATCGTCGCTGTCGTCGGGGACCTCGTCGACGGGAGCGTGAGCGAGCTCGGCGCCGCGGCCGCTCCGCTGCGCGAGATCCAATCGCGCCACGGCGCGTTCTTCGTGACCGGTAACCACGAGTACTACTCCGGCGCCGAGGAGTGGCTGGCCGAGGTCGAGCGGCTCGGCATCCGGACGTTGCGCAACCAGCGCCAGCTCATCCGCGCCAACGGTGGCGCGATCGACCTCGCCGGTGTCAACGACATCGCGGGGGAAGGCACGAGCACCGGCGGCCCCGACATCCCGGGCACGTTGAAGGACCGCGACCCCAAAATTCCAGTCGTGCTGCTCGCCCACCAGCCCGTCCAGGTGCACGACGCCGCCGAGCACGGCGTGGACCTCCAACTGTCCGGGCACACGCACGGCGGGCAGATGGTGCCGTTCAACTACGCGGTGCGGCTCGAACAGCCGGTGGTCAGTGGCTACGGCCGGTTCAGGGACACCCAGCTCTACGTCACCAACGGCGCCGGGTTCTGGGGGCCGCCGGTGCGTGTGGGCGCACCACCACAAGTCACCCTTGTGGAGCTTCGCAGCGCATAA
- a CDS encoding glycosyltransferase 87 family protein, which yields MPATVGRRMDRLVQPSSPVRGIYSRNLVRLGLIAGAFVTAWYAIGAFGRPYNFFDMKIYHGAAVWWASGRDLYAYAAPDTGLGFTYPPFAGLLMLPISRVPFAAAAWINVVASLLALAVVMWALLGPIARRYGWTRWFAVGLAVPAAAAIEPVRESLGYGQINLLLFLLVMADLVALRWRARTSAGFTPTGGALTRFVRSGAWAGVGIGLAASIKLTPALFVIYLLVTKQWRAAMTAVATAIGVSAATFMVAGKDSAAYFLRVIWETERVGQADMTPNQSLAGVLARLYDTPEAPTLLWLSFALLVFALGLSRAARAHADGDELTAFVLVGLTANVISPISWSHHLTFVIPAILVLADAAMRRRDASKGLESGRRLTRRGLTPSAGMGGLAPLRTPIWFPALTGLRHASAAIFVYLLFLVSPIWPYEHQLPEYSHYEDGLWGALMENSLALALIVLVAALPWRPGAEPAFYPEKAIRIDRRAIHQKI from the coding sequence ATGCCGGCGACCGTCGGAAGACGGATGGACCGCCTCGTCCAACCCAGCAGCCCTGTCCGTGGGATCTACAGTCGGAACCTCGTGCGCCTCGGCCTCATCGCCGGCGCGTTCGTCACGGCCTGGTACGCCATCGGTGCGTTCGGACGGCCGTACAACTTCTTCGACATGAAGATCTACCACGGTGCGGCTGTCTGGTGGGCGAGCGGACGCGATCTCTACGCCTACGCGGCGCCGGACACCGGGCTGGGGTTCACGTACCCACCCTTCGCCGGCCTGTTGATGCTGCCGATATCGCGGGTGCCGTTCGCGGCCGCCGCCTGGATCAACGTGGTCGCCAGCCTGCTGGCGCTGGCCGTCGTCATGTGGGCGCTGCTCGGCCCGATCGCCCGCCGCTACGGCTGGACCCGCTGGTTCGCCGTCGGCCTGGCCGTCCCCGCCGCCGCCGCGATCGAGCCCGTTCGCGAGTCGCTCGGCTACGGCCAGATCAACCTGCTGCTGTTCCTGCTGGTCATGGCCGACCTGGTCGCGCTGCGCTGGCGCGCACGGACCAGCGCCGGCTTCACGCCGACCGGCGGCGCGCTGACGCGCTTCGTCCGCAGCGGCGCCTGGGCCGGCGTCGGCATCGGCCTCGCCGCGTCGATCAAGCTGACCCCGGCCCTGTTCGTGATCTACCTGCTGGTCACGAAGCAGTGGCGGGCCGCGATGACGGCGGTGGCCACCGCGATCGGCGTCAGCGCGGCGACGTTCATGGTCGCCGGCAAGGACTCGGCCGCGTACTTCCTGCGGGTGATCTGGGAAACCGAACGCGTCGGCCAGGCCGACATGACGCCCAACCAGTCGCTTGCCGGCGTGCTCGCCCGGCTATACGACACACCCGAGGCGCCGACGCTGCTGTGGCTCTCGTTCGCCTTGCTGGTCTTCGCGCTCGGCCTGTCCCGCGCCGCCCGCGCCCACGCCGACGGCGACGAGCTCACCGCGTTCGTCCTGGTCGGACTGACCGCCAACGTGATCAGCCCGATCTCCTGGAGCCACCACCTGACCTTCGTCATCCCGGCGATCCTGGTGCTGGCCGACGCGGCGATGCGCCGCCGCGACGCGAGCAAGGGCCTGGAAAGCGGCCGACGCCTCACCCGCCGCGGCCTGACACCCAGCGCCGGCATGGGCGGCCTGGCGCCGCTACGCACACCGATCTGGTTCCCGGCCCTGACCGGCCTCCGCCACGCCAGCGCCGCGATCTTCGTCTACCTGCTGTTCCTCGTCTCGCCGATCTGGCCCTACGAGCACCAACTCCCCGAATATTCGCACTACGAGGACGGCCTCTGGGGCGCCCTCATGGAGAACTCGCTCGCGCTCGCCCTGATCGTGCTGGTCGCCGCCCTACCGTGGCGGCCCGGCGCGGAGCCGGCCTTCTACCCCGAGAAGGCGATCCGCATCGACCGGCGGGCGATTCACCAGAAGATCTGA
- a CDS encoding flagellar basal body protein FliL yields MSNYGPPNGGPYPGHDPYGQPSDPWGGQGQSGQGGQGGGHDPWGGQPQSSPPGGPGSPTYGGDYGQSGGNPYDSGYPQQQPGYGQPTYGGQGYGQQGYGQQGYGQQGYGQPTQQYDQNFPQYGTEPAWTTPEEPPRKKRFSPVLALVIVLSVLVCGGGAAAVWFVGRPDDPQKTASQTTPTESTAPTEEPTKSAAPDPESSADARFVKKGQCVKNVGTSTDPKLEIAKCATKTYQVLARFDEATTGQDDAEKKCKDVDGYTDWYFFDSPLDLNDYVLCLKLRNS; encoded by the coding sequence ATGTCGAACTACGGACCGCCGAACGGTGGGCCGTACCCGGGCCACGACCCCTACGGCCAGCCATCGGACCCTTGGGGCGGCCAAGGCCAGAGCGGCCAGGGCGGCCAGGGCGGCGGCCACGACCCGTGGGGCGGGCAGCCGCAGTCCAGCCCACCCGGCGGACCCGGCTCACCGACCTACGGCGGCGACTACGGCCAGAGCGGCGGCAACCCGTACGACTCGGGCTACCCGCAACAGCAGCCGGGCTACGGCCAACCGACCTACGGCGGCCAGGGCTACGGCCAGCAAGGCTATGGGCAGCAAGGCTACGGCCAGCAGGGCTACGGCCAGCCCACCCAGCAGTACGACCAGAACTTCCCGCAGTACGGCACCGAACCCGCCTGGACCACACCCGAGGAACCCCCGCGCAAGAAGCGCTTCAGCCCGGTCCTCGCCCTGGTCATCGTGCTCTCGGTGCTCGTGTGCGGCGGCGGCGCGGCGGCCGTCTGGTTCGTCGGCCGGCCCGACGACCCCCAGAAGACCGCCAGCCAGACCACTCCGACGGAGTCGACCGCGCCGACCGAGGAGCCGACGAAGTCAGCGGCGCCCGACCCCGAGTCGTCCGCCGACGCCCGCTTCGTCAAGAAGGGCCAGTGCGTCAAGAACGTCGGCACGAGCACCGACCCCAAGCTCGAGATCGCCAAGTGCGCGACGAAGACCTACCAGGTGCTGGCCAGGTTCGACGAGGCCACCACCGGTCAGGACGACGCGGAGAAGAAGTGCAAGGACGTCGACGGCTACACCGACTGGTACTTCTTCGACAGCCCGCTCGACCTCAACGACTACGTGCTCTGCCTCAAGCTGCGCAACAGCTAA
- a CDS encoding molybdenum cofactor biosynthesis protein MoaE, producing the protein MIVSVTSEPLDLAAHEAAVADPRAGAVVSFQGVVRDHDGGRSVVSLDYEGHPTALDVLREVAAEIAKDPEVYAVAVSHRVGALKIGDVALVAAVSTAHRGAAFAACGRLVDEAKARLPIWKRQVFTDGAEEWVNCP; encoded by the coding sequence GTGATCGTCAGTGTGACCTCCGAGCCGCTCGATCTCGCCGCGCACGAAGCGGCCGTGGCCGACCCGCGCGCCGGCGCGGTCGTGTCGTTCCAGGGCGTCGTCCGCGACCACGACGGCGGGCGCTCGGTCGTTTCCCTCGACTACGAGGGCCACCCGACAGCGCTCGACGTGCTCCGCGAGGTCGCCGCCGAGATCGCCAAAGATCCCGAGGTGTACGCCGTGGCGGTCTCCCACCGCGTCGGCGCCCTGAAGATCGGCGACGTCGCCCTCGTGGCCGCCGTCAGCACCGCGCACCGCGGTGCCGCCTTCGCCGCCTGCGGCCGCCTCGTCGACGAGGCCAAGGCCCGCCTGCCGATCTGGAAGCGCCAGGTCTTCACCGACGGCGCCGAAGAATGGGTCAACTGCCCCTGA
- a CDS encoding MogA/MoaB family molybdenum cofactor biosynthesis protein, with protein sequence MIRARVIVASNRAAAGVYADTSGPILVDGLRQIGCEVDEPIVVPDGEPVAQALRMSIAEGIDVVVTSGGTGITPTDQTPEVTKVLLDYEVPGIAEAIRAHSREQIPAAALSRGVAGVAGRTLVINLPGSKGGARDGLAVLGPILVHAVDQLRGGDHPAPNI encoded by the coding sequence GTGATTCGCGCCCGCGTCATCGTGGCCTCCAACCGGGCGGCCGCCGGCGTCTACGCCGACACCAGCGGCCCGATCCTGGTCGACGGCCTGCGGCAGATCGGCTGTGAGGTCGACGAGCCCATCGTCGTGCCCGACGGCGAGCCGGTCGCGCAGGCGCTGCGGATGTCGATCGCCGAGGGCATCGACGTGGTGGTGACCAGCGGCGGCACCGGCATCACGCCGACCGACCAGACGCCCGAGGTGACCAAGGTGTTGCTCGACTACGAGGTGCCGGGCATCGCCGAGGCCATCCGGGCGCACAGCCGGGAGCAGATCCCGGCCGCCGCACTGTCCCGCGGGGTGGCCGGAGTGGCCGGCCGGACTCTGGTGATCAACCTGCCCGGCTCCAAGGGTGGCGCCCGCGACGGTCTGGCCGTGCTCGGCCCCATCCTGGTGCACGCGGTCGACCAGCTCCGCGGCGGAGATCATCCCGCACCGAACATCTGA
- a CDS encoding ATP-binding protein: MDPVRNPYAPGAGQRPPELAGRDRELDVFDVVLERVARGRPERSLVLTGLRGVGKTVLLNSLRSQAIGRLWGTGKIEARPDQSLRRPVAAALHMAVRELAPRHRAPDRIDEFLGVLKAFALRANQANAKLRDRWQPGIDVPAKSGRADSGDIEIDLVELFTDAAAVATDVGTGVALFIDEMQDVPPDDVSALCAACHELSQLGAPLIVVGAGLPHLPAVLSAAKSYSERLFRYQRIDRLDRIAADQALGAPAAREEVEYEPKALDLLYEKSGGYPYFVQAYGKATWDHAPRTPITADDVRVAAPEAEAELAVGFFGSRFERATPAEREYMRAMATLSAADRGDDMDLAVATADVAQALGRKPASLSPARDALIKKGLIYSGERGTVAFTVPHFGRYLRTQP; encoded by the coding sequence ATGGATCCGGTGCGCAACCCCTACGCACCCGGTGCCGGTCAGCGGCCGCCGGAGCTGGCCGGGCGCGACCGCGAGCTCGACGTCTTCGACGTGGTGCTCGAACGCGTCGCCCGCGGCCGCCCCGAGCGCAGCCTGGTGCTGACCGGCCTGCGCGGTGTCGGCAAGACGGTGCTGCTCAACTCGCTGCGGTCACAGGCGATCGGGCGGCTCTGGGGCACGGGCAAGATCGAGGCGCGGCCCGACCAGTCGCTGCGCCGCCCGGTCGCGGCCGCCCTGCACATGGCGGTGCGGGAGCTCGCGCCCCGCCATCGCGCCCCCGACCGGATCGACGAGTTCCTCGGCGTGCTCAAGGCCTTCGCGCTGCGGGCCAACCAGGCCAACGCGAAGCTGCGCGACCGCTGGCAGCCCGGCATCGACGTGCCGGCGAAGAGCGGCCGGGCCGACTCCGGCGACATCGAGATCGACCTGGTCGAGCTGTTCACCGACGCGGCGGCCGTGGCCACCGACGTCGGCACCGGCGTCGCGCTCTTCATCGACGAGATGCAGGACGTGCCGCCCGACGACGTCTCGGCCCTGTGCGCCGCCTGCCACGAGCTTTCCCAGCTCGGTGCGCCGCTGATCGTGGTCGGCGCCGGGCTGCCGCACCTGCCCGCCGTGCTCTCGGCGGCCAAGTCCTACTCGGAGCGACTCTTCCGCTACCAGCGGATCGACCGGCTCGACCGGATCGCGGCCGACCAGGCGCTCGGCGCGCCGGCGGCCCGGGAGGAGGTCGAATACGAGCCCAAGGCCCTCGACCTCCTCTACGAGAAGTCCGGCGGATACCCCTACTTCGTCCAGGCCTACGGGAAGGCGACCTGGGACCACGCCCCGCGTACGCCGATCACCGCCGACGACGTCCGGGTGGCCGCGCCGGAGGCCGAGGCCGAGCTCGCCGTGGGGTTCTTCGGGTCCCGCTTCGAGCGCGCGACGCCGGCCGAGCGCGAATACATGCGCGCGATGGCGACCCTGTCCGCCGCGGACCGCGGGGACGACATGGACCTGGCCGTCGCGACCGCCGACGTCGCGCAGGCGCTGGGCCGCAAGCCCGCCAGCCTGTCGCCGGCCCGGGATGCCCTGATCAAGAAGGGTCTCATCTACTCCGGCGAGCGAGGCACGGTCGCGTTCACCGTTCCCCACTTCGGACGCTATCTGCGTACGCAGCCATGA